A genome region from Brachymonas denitrificans includes the following:
- a CDS encoding ArsR/SmtB family transcription factor yields the protein MTSDGLLQHLPAQALEHIASYFRTLSETTRLRILNVLRSGPCSVGEIAEKVESSPANVSRHLLLLAQQGLVTRESRGNSVFYSVADSSVFALCDLVCNQVAQRWEAHDSQREAFDKARKQAKKRG from the coding sequence ATGACTTCCGACGGATTGCTTCAGCATCTGCCCGCGCAAGCGCTGGAACACATCGCCAGCTACTTCCGCACCCTGTCAGAAACCACCCGCCTGCGCATTCTCAATGTGCTGCGCAGTGGCCCCTGCAGTGTGGGAGAAATTGCCGAAAAAGTCGAATCCAGCCCGGCCAATGTCTCGCGCCACCTGCTGCTGCTGGCGCAGCAGGGCCTGGTCACGCGCGAGAGCCGGGGCAACAGCGTGTTCTACAGCGTGGCCGATTCTTCCGTCTTCGCCCTGTGCGATCTGGTGTGCAACCAGGTGGCGCAGCGCTGGGAGGCGCATGACAGCCAGCGCGAGGCGTTCGACAAGGCCCGCAAGCAGGCAAAGAAGCGCGGCTGA